Part of the Trichoderma asperellum chromosome 1, complete sequence genome is shown below.
GCGTCTCGTCCTCACGCTCATcctctcgtctcgtctcgtctcctcctctttttccttctccactCTCCCCTAGTGAAGTGCAGCCCTTGTGTAACTCTTCTCCCAGCCACAGCTATAATTGGTGTGCGAGGGTGTGCAACTGTGAGGCTGATAGCATAATATTAGCCTTGTGTTGTTCAAGGTTGCCTCAAACCCGCTTACAGACAGAGTACAAATAGAATCTCAATTCTCGGCGGTTTTCTGCCGCTTGAACAGAGATGCAAGACTGCCGTTGGCGATAGCAATTCAATTATTGCATCTTGGGCATCAAAGCAAATCACCAACGCGAATACGAACAGCTGCAAACGCGGCTGCatttgcagctgcagccgcaaGTGCGAACGAACACAAAACATTAAGACAGCAACCGCAACTTCTGGATACTTTCTTCTActttccccttccccttcccccccTTCCTTTTCATCTTCCTTTCCATCTTCATTTCTCTATTATCCTACCTCTGATATCACTCTTaaacgaagagaagaaaaaaaaaaaaaaactgctcCAATCCTGCGTATGATTTACAGCGTCTGTGCAAAGAGTTGACCATGCCTATGATATTTTCAGAACACATGGAACAGTACGATCTCGAAATCGTGTTTCCTCAGCCTGGACCCTTTACTACGATGCACAGCGCAGACGTTGAGTAAGTCTATCTATGCTGTCTGAATCTGCCTCGATATTTGGCATTTTCTCCCCAGAAGCTACCTTTCTACCACATTTAATTAGGCGCGAGCTTTGTGCTGTGCTATAGtcctttatttttctcttgtACCAGAGCTCTACATGCAACTAACTCGTTCATTCTTTGTTCAACTTTAGTGTCGTCGCCATCCACGGCCTCAATATTGAGGCCCGCTATCTTGTTCATAGAGACACTTGGTCCTACAAGGGCAAGGTTTGGCCCAGAGATATCCTCCCTAGCTGCTTTGGCAAACATTGTCGAGTCATGCTCTTCTCCTACAACGACGGTCTCTCTGTTAATGACGAAGACACGCAATTCACAAAGCATGCCGACCGCCTTCTCCGCCTTCtcatggagaagagaaaggaagaccCAACAAGACCACTTGTTTTCATCTGCCACGATGTAGGTGGACTTATTGTCAAGGAGGTGAGCACGCAATTCCCCATTTGTTTTTGACAGTTTGGCTGCAACTGTGAAATTTGACCGCCTAACCTTGAGGACGGCTGAATCGGCGGTTGCAGGCGCTTGCCAAGGCTCACTTGGATAAGTCGggcaccatcatctccatcgatCAGTTTACTCGACTACTGGTCTTCTTCAACACCCCCCATCATAACGTTGCCAAGTCTGTGCGCACTATTGCCAGTGCTGCTGTGCGTCCCACTCCCCCCGAGGTCTTGGATATGCTCGATAAGGCCTGCAACGAGCACGTTGAGCGTCTCGCGCCTCTTGAGCAACGAGGACGCCTTTACCGCAGACGACTAGTCATCAATTTCCATGCATGCAACTGGTACCGCGGAAAACACCTTGTAGGCCCCCTTCCCTCGCGTCGGTTGCCGTTATATTCAACACAAACCACTTCTCGCGCTTCAGAAGCTAACATACAGGTTTGTTTTACCCCTCAAGCTTGTCGAAAAGGAAGATACCATGTGTAATGTTAGGCATGAGTACTGGGAGAAGCATTTTACCGTTTACGGTGATCACATCTCCATGTGCAAGTTCCCATCAAGCGACGATGTCACTTGCGAGACTGTGTTGAAGACGATTGGCCTCAACACATATCTTGCCATGCGTATGTATCCTGTTTCCGACATCCTCTGTAGAGCGAAGTTTCGCCTCTAAGGGATTAACTCCGCATTCATCACCCTCATCTTACCGGAGCACCATACTGAAATGCGTAGAAATGGATTGCTAGACGCGGCACATTTGCAAGAGTACAGCCTCTTTTTGCGGCCCTTTGACCATCGTCTCCCCTCTCGTCACCGGCCGATTCTGCAATACTGTTCATTGCCTATTAAGTAGGTGTCTGGAGAAAGTTTTCAATAATGGGTGTGGGAAGCAGCTAGTTTAGATTGGTATCGAACCTAGCCTTGGTTTTAAGGAATTCGTAAGTGTTTGGATTTGGTGGAAAGCAATAAAGAAATTCAACATTTCGCACTCTTTGCCCGTGTGTCTGTGAATTGTCTCCGTGTGCTTCCATACTTGAAGTCGTCTCTGATCTAGACTTTGTATGTATCTGTGCTGTAACTTCTACAGCTCTCTACACAGTAGCATTGCAGAGGGCAGCGAGATGGACAAAGGGTGGGCATCGCATCTAAACCCACAGTTCGGAGCCGTTAATACGGGGTCAGTATACGCAGCCGCTAAGACCCGAAACTAGTGCCAGTTTTCAGGCCTGAAGGTACATGATATATAGGTAGTTATAACATAGATAGATTTAATCATATCCTCAGTGCTTCTGGGGTCATCTCGGTTAGGCCAGCTCGTCCTTAATAGTGATGTATTTCCATTTTGCTATTCAACGCCCAGCAACAGCGCTTTCTGAAAAGTAGACGCGGTAATCTGGACGACGAACTGGCTTCTAGTGTGGGGgtttgtactccgtacaccACGCATCAATTATAGGGCGCGCCTCGAGCTTTGTGGAGCTCCTCCTTGGGCCTCGGATTATTAAACAAGAGAAAGTCGCAGCATCGAATTGTTGAAAAATACGAATTGCcgtttcctcttttctataATACGGACTGTCgccatctcttttttttttttttttccatcctgGTCTTCTTACTACATACCTGAGACGTTTGGAATAGGCTCTCAGATACGGCCCAGCAGTCCAATCGACCCCGCGTATCACAATGGGGCGGGCGTCCGTGGAGGATTACCCTCAAGTAGAGTCGATCCAGCTCGACACTACCACTCCCGGCGACTCTTCCGTCTCTCCAGATATTGGCTCGGAAAGCGAACATGGAGTCTCACTCCCTCCTGTCGACACAGGCCGAGATGCAATGCTGTTCTTGGCAgcctgcatcatcatcgaatGCCTAGTTTGGGGTGAGGAACAAGATGTGGCATTATCGACGGAACGCCCTGTTGGCTAACAAACGGCCAGGCTTTCCCTTTGCCTTTGGTATCTTTCAAAACTACTATAGCACTCATGCACCGTTCATGGGCTCTCCGAACATTGCTGCCATCGGCACAACTGCAATGGTAGACTGCTCTTCTCCCGTCTCCGTCCTCCTCTGCTCCCAGGCGCTCGTATTAACCGTCCTCACCATAGGGAACCATGTACCTA
Proteins encoded:
- a CDS encoding uncharacterized protein (EggNog:ENOG41), whose translation is MSERLLLASVVVVTSTDTGTDEAKSFFLLVARYLDLVHRSPPVFLAERLQHMEQYDLEIVFPQPGPFTTMHSADVDVVAIHGLNIEARYLVHRDTWSYKGKVWPRDILPSCFGKHCRVMLFSYNDGLSVNDEDTQFTKHADRLLRLLMEKRKEDPTRPLVFICHDVGGLIVKEALAKAHLDKSGTIISIDQFTRLLVFFNTPHHNVAKSVRTIASAAVRPTPPEVLDMLDKACNEHVERLAPLEQRGRLYRRRLVINFHACNWYRGKHLLVEKEDTMCNVRHEYWEKHFTVYGDHISMCKFPSSDDVTCETVLKTIGLNTYLAMQMDC